In one Arachis duranensis cultivar V14167 chromosome 9, aradu.V14167.gnm2.J7QH, whole genome shotgun sequence genomic region, the following are encoded:
- the LOC107463851 gene encoding transcription factor NAI1-like: MDDFSWEHLHLQLEMDDENMNNNNGVDDDNNEDDDEFLREILMLQPSFSSENSESDNLQNTVGSSSSPVIEEVPQDLTAENSNNKNKKNNTMKQPRRSSSSSSSLRCSSPRRYILSFDNSTMTPATPNQLQEDPYYANNNNNNNNNNNNHKNKKNKDPSSCDYSSPKRVVPICTNNSENKKEEGAITTKRARSSSQTMDHIMAERKRRQELTERFIALSATIPGLTKTDKASILRAAIDYVKQLQEQVQELEKKNKKRSRESVILVKKSKSNNEKILLEESTIISSETRRSEDGGTGLPDIEARFMGKDVLIEIHCEKENGIEMKILNQLENLHLFVTGSSVLPFGNSALGITIIAKMGDSCEMTVNDVVRNLRQVFLKAHQNSHGI, translated from the exons ATGGATGATTTTTCATGGGAGCATTTGCATCTTCAATTG gAAATGGATGATGAGAATATGAACAATAATAATGGcgttgatgatgataataatgaagatgatgatgagttcttaagagaaatcctaatgtTGCAACCATCTTTCTCTTCTGAAAATAGTGAAAGTGATAATCTCCAAAACACCGttggatcatcatcatcaccggTTATTGAAGAAGTGCCGCAAGATCTGACGGCTGAGAATTCaaacaacaagaacaagaagaataaTACTATGAAACAACCTCGtagatcatcatcatcatcatcatcactacGTTGTTCTTCTCCGAGGAGATACATTTTGTCGTTTGATAACTCAACCATGACACCAGCTACACCAAATCAATTACAAGAAGACCCTTATTAtgcaaacaataataataataataataataataataataatcataagaacaagaagaacaaagatCCATCATCATGTGATTATTCTTCTCCAAAAAGGGTGGTGCCGATTTGTACTAATAATAGTGAGAATAAAAAGGAGGAAGGTGCAATAACAACAAAGAGGGCAAGAAGCTCTTCACAAACAATGGATCACATCATGGCAGAGAGAAAGAGGAGACAAGAACTCACTGAGAGGTTCATAGCACTCTCAGCTACCATCCCTGGCTTGACTAAG ACAGACAAGGCATCAATACTTAGAGCAGCCATAGATTATGTGAAGCAACTTCAAGAGCAGGTGCAagaattagaaaagaaaaacaagaagaggAGCAGAGAGTCAGTGATATTGGTGAAGAAATCGAAGAgcaataatgaaaaaatattattagaagAAAGTACAATAATATcaagtgaaacaagaagaaGTGAAGATGGTGGAACAGGGCTCCCTGATATTGAAGCAAGATTTATGGGGAAAGATGTTTTGATTGAGATTCATTGTGAGAAGGAGAATGGCATTGAGATGAAAATACTTAATCAGCTTGAAAATCTTCATCTTTTTGTCACTGGAAGTAGTGTTCTTCCTTTTGGCAATTCTGCTCTTGGGATCACTATTATTGCTAAG aTGGGAGATTCGTGTGAAATGACAGTGAATGATGTGGTCAGAAACCTTAGGCAAGTGTTCTTGAAGGCACATCAAAATTCACATGGCATTTAA